One genomic window of Enoplosus armatus isolate fEnoArm2 chromosome 19, fEnoArm2.hap1, whole genome shotgun sequence includes the following:
- the LOC139302667 gene encoding poly(A) polymerase type 3-like yields the protein MGPEEADLLQTRELIETLKPFGAFEKDMELRHREKVVKMLESLYKEWLTETCEMMNLPETVTANVGGKIFPFGSYQMGVHSKGADIDALCVGPGFLDRKDFFTSSFDKLKAQEEVQEIGAIEDAFVPVIKLSFNGIEIIWLEKKIDLVFARIAQRSIPDTLDLLDDKILKNLSKRCVRTLVDYRVTEEILSIHNFRLALRAVKLWAKREELPISTLLKWRVEDRYFNLPVWDRRINPAYPQQNTVFNVYPPTLAVTMEEIQWGM from the exons ATGGGTCCTGAGGAGGCTGATCTATTGCAGACCAGGGAGCTGATTGAGACTCTCAAGCCATTTGGCGCATTTGAGAAGGACATGGAGCTGCGTCACCG CGAGAAGGTTGTCAAAATGCTGGAGTCACTCTACAAGGAGTGGCTCACAGAAACCTGTGAGATGATG aaCCTGCCCGAAACGGTAACCGCTAACGTTGGAGGCAAGATCTTCCCGTTTGGCTCTTACCAAATGGGAGTTCACTCCAAAGG CGCTGATATCGACGCCCTCTGTGTCGGACCCGGGTTTCTGGACAGGAAGgacttcttcacctcctccttcgATAAGCTTAAAGCTCAGGAGGAGGTCCAAGAAATAGGT GCCATTGAAGATGCGTTTGTTCCAGTCATCAAGCTGTCATTTAATGGCATCGAGATAATTTGGCTAGAGAAAAAA ATTGATCTAGTCTTCGCCCGGATTGCCCAGAGGAGTATTCCTGACACTCTCGACCTGCTGGACGACAAGATACTGAAAAACCTTTCCAAACGCTGTGTCAGAACAC ttgtagactACAGAGTTACTGAGGAGATTCTCAGTATCCACAATTTCAGGCTGGCTTTGAGGGCCGTCAAGCTGTGGGCCAAACGTGA gGAGTTGCCAATCTCAACTCTGTTGAAGTGGAGAGTAGAGGACCGCTACTTCAACCTTCCAGTTTGGGATCGCAGG ATTAATCCAGCATACCCACAGCAGAACACCGTGTTCAACGTGTATCCCCCCACCTTGGCCGTTACAATGGAGGAGATCCAGTGGGGTATGTAG
- the gjd2b gene encoding gap junction protein delta 2b → MGEWTILERLLEAAVQQHSTMIGRILLTVVVIFRILIVAIVGETVYNDEQSMFVCNTLQPGCNQACYDKAFPISHIRYWVFQIIMVCCPSLCFITYSVHQSAKQRERRYSTVYLSLDRDQDSMKRDDSKKIKNTIVNGVLQNTENSNKEAEPDCLEFKDIPNSALRTTKSKMRRQEGISRFYIIQVVFRNALEIGFLVGQYFLYGFNVPAVYECDRYPCIKDVECYVSRPTEKTVFLVFMFAVSGICVVLNLAELNHLGWRKIKTAVRGVQARRKSIYEIRNKDLPRMSMPNFGRTQSSDSAYV, encoded by the coding sequence GATCCTACTGACCGTGGTGGTGATCTTCCGGATTCTGATTGTGGCGATAGTAGGAGAGACTGTCTACAACGACGAGCAGTCCATGTTCGTGTGTAACACCTTACAGCCAGGCTGCAACCAGGCCTGCTACGACAAGGCTTTCCCCATCTCCCACATCAGGTACTGGGTGTTCCAGATCATCATGGTGTGCTGCCCCAGCCTCTGCTTCATCACCTACTCTGTGCACCAGTCTGCCAAGCAGAGGGAGCGGCGCTACTCCACAGTGTACCTCTCCCTGGACAGAGACCAGGACTCTATGAAGAGAGACGACAGCAAGAAGATCAAGAACACCATTGTGAATGGAGTGCTGCAGAACACAGAAAACTCTAACAAGGAGGCAGAGCCCGACTGCCTGGAGTTCAAGGACATCCCAAACTCAGCCCTGCGAACTACAAAGTCAAAAATGAGAAGGCAGGAGGGCATCTCCAGGTTCTACATCATCCAGGTAGTGTTCAGAAACGCACTAGAGATAGGATTTCTGGTGGGTCAATACTTCCTGTATGGATTCAATGTCCCCGCGGTGTATGAGTGTGATCGATACCCTTGCATAAAAGATGTAGAGTGCTACGTTTCCAGACCAACAGAAAAGACTGTGTTTCTAGTCTTCATGTTTGCAGTCAGTGGCATTTGCGTGGTCCTGAACTTGGCGGAGCTCAACCACCTCGGCTGGAGGAAGATAAAAACTGCTGTGAGAGGAGTGCAGGCCAGGAGGAAGTCCATTTATGAGATCCGGAACAAAGACTTGCCCAGGATGAGTATGCCTAACTTTGGACGCACTCAGTCCAGTGACTCTGCATATGTGTGA